The following are encoded in a window of Arthrobacter sp. NicSoilB4 genomic DNA:
- a CDS encoding folylpolyglutamate synthase/dihydrofolate synthase family protein, whose amino-acid sequence MTDEFSVESVYAELLGRAPENKMEPRLAPLYRAMDILGEPNKAFPIIHVTGTNGKTSTARMIEAGLRAHGLSTGRYTSPHLSKVTERISIDGAPVPDETFVRIWDEIRPYLAIVDGELEAEGQPRLTYFECLTILGFAVFADQPVNVAVIEVGLGGITDATNVGDGQVFVVTPISLDHTDLLGDTTEEIAYEKAGIIKPGGFLISAAQPRDAAQVLLEKAKETNVPFRFEGVEFGVESRTVAVGGQMVTIQGIAGRYEDLLVPLHGAHQAENAAVAIAALEAFFGGEKALDAEVVQEAFASVTSPGRLEVLRTAPTIIVDAAHNPEGIRVSAEAIHEAFSFTKLVVVVGVLREKDAEEILRQLKESLGGLAAEYCFTQSNSPRAVPAEDLAELAVELGFGEDNIHVAGKLDDALEWAVERAESNDDLAGGVLVTGSITLVADARILLGKADA is encoded by the coding sequence ATGACCGACGAATTCTCCGTGGAGAGCGTCTACGCCGAGCTGCTGGGCCGGGCGCCGGAAAACAAAATGGAGCCCCGGCTGGCCCCGCTGTACCGGGCGATGGACATCCTGGGGGAGCCGAACAAGGCGTTCCCGATCATCCACGTCACCGGCACCAACGGGAAGACTTCCACCGCACGGATGATCGAAGCCGGGCTGCGCGCCCACGGGCTGAGCACCGGACGGTACACGAGCCCGCACCTGTCCAAGGTCACCGAACGGATCAGCATCGACGGCGCCCCGGTGCCGGATGAGACCTTCGTCCGGATCTGGGACGAGATCCGACCGTACCTGGCCATCGTGGACGGCGAACTCGAGGCCGAGGGCCAGCCCCGGCTGACCTACTTCGAGTGCCTCACCATCCTCGGCTTCGCGGTCTTCGCCGACCAGCCGGTCAACGTCGCCGTCATCGAGGTGGGCCTGGGCGGCATCACCGACGCGACCAACGTCGGCGACGGCCAGGTCTTCGTGGTCACGCCGATCTCACTGGACCACACGGACCTCCTCGGTGACACCACCGAGGAGATCGCGTACGAAAAGGCCGGCATCATCAAGCCGGGCGGTTTCCTTATCAGCGCCGCGCAGCCCCGGGACGCGGCCCAGGTGCTGCTGGAAAAGGCGAAGGAAACCAACGTCCCGTTCCGCTTCGAGGGCGTCGAGTTCGGCGTCGAATCCCGCACGGTGGCCGTCGGCGGCCAGATGGTGACCATCCAGGGCATCGCCGGCCGCTACGAGGACCTGCTGGTCCCGCTGCACGGCGCGCACCAGGCCGAGAACGCCGCCGTCGCGATCGCCGCGCTGGAGGCCTTCTTCGGCGGGGAAAAGGCGCTCGACGCCGAGGTTGTCCAGGAGGCCTTCGCCTCGGTCACCTCGCCCGGCCGCCTTGAGGTCCTGCGCACCGCGCCGACCATCATCGTGGACGCGGCGCACAACCCGGAGGGCATCCGGGTCTCCGCTGAAGCCATCCACGAGGCGTTCAGCTTCACCAAGCTGGTGGTGGTGGTCGGCGTGCTGCGGGAAAAGGACGCCGAGGAAATCCTCCGCCAGCTCAAGGAATCCCTGGGCGGCCTGGCGGCCGAGTACTGCTTCACCCAGTCCAACTCGCCCCGCGCCGTTCCGGCCGAGGACCTCGCGGAACTCGCCGTGGAACTGGGGTTCGGCGAGGACAACATCCACGTCGCCGGGAAGCTCGACGACGCCCTCGAGTGGGCGGTGGAACGTGCCGAATCGAACGACGACCTCGCCGGCGGCGTCCTTGTCACCGGGTCCATCACGCTTGTCGCGGACGCCCGGATCCTGCTCGGAAAGGCGGACGCGTAG